A region of the Microbulbifer pacificus genome:
TTGCCGCCGGTGCTGGTGGGGCTGGTGCTCGCGGGCATTTTTGCCGCGACCATGTCGACGGCGGATTCCCTGGTGCTGAGCTGCTCGGCGGCACTGACCCACGATTTGCTGCCGCAGCGCACGGAAAACACGCGCATGCTGAAACTGGCCACCCTGGGGATAACTTCGGCGGCGGTGGGCTGGGCGCTGTTGAACAAGCAGAGTGTGTTCAGCCTGGTGGTGATGAGCTGGTCGGCGCTGGCTTCGGCGTTTGCGCCGTTGCTGATGGTGCTGGCGGCGGGCGGAAAGCCTTCGCAGCGGTTAGCGGTTGTGATGAGTGTGCTGGGATTAGTGACCGCGCTGGTGTGGCGCTGGGTTGGCTGGCACGCGCATGTCTATGAAGGGATGCCGGGGATCTTGATGGGGCTGCTGGTATTTGTGGTTGGTCGAGTTTTGGAAAGGGAGCCTGTAGGTCGTGCGGTAAACGCCTGAAAAACAAGAAACCCGGCACTGAGGCCGGGTTTCTCGTCCATCCTGTGAGACGGAAATCGGTATTTACCAAAAGGTTACTGGCGAACGCCTTCCACATCCAGAATCAGCTCAACAGTCTGGGAAGCCGGGCCCAGGTCGTAATCGATGCCGAAGTCTTTCAGTTTGAACTCGGTCTTGCCGGTGAAGCCCTGGCGGTAGCCGCCCCAGGGATCCTTGCCGCCGCCGATTTCGGCCACGTCAATGGCGATCGGCTTGGTCACGCCGTTCAGGGTCAGTTCGCCTTTCAGCAGCGCCTTGCCATCACCTTTGGGTTCAAAACTGGAGCTCTTGAAGGTGGCGGTGGGGAACTTGTCCACGTTCAGGAAGTCCTTGCCGCGCAGGTGCTTGTCGCGCTCTGCGTGGTTGCTGTTCAGGCTGGTGGTATCCACAGTCATTTCAATGGAGGAGGCTTCCGGCTTGGCTTCGTCATAGGAAAAGCTGCCATCGAACTTGTCGAAGCGGCCGTACAGCCAGCTGTAACCCAGGTGCTTGATGCGGAACTGGACAAACGCGTGTGCGCCCTTGGTATCAACTTTGTAAACGGCAGCCTGGGCAGTGGTGCCTACCAGGGCAGCAAACAACAGAACAGCAAGTTTTTTCATGGTGCGGTTTCCTTTGATTGGATTCGAGTTAATTAGAACTGATCAATCTTTTCATTGAGAAAAATCAATTGAGTGGTTTTAGCCTTTTCGCGGTGCCAGCCCAAGCATTTTCCTGAGAGTTCCGTCTTTATTGACAAAATGGTGTTTGAACGCCGCAACGCCGTGCAACAACACCAGCCCCATCAGGGTCCACGCCAGATACTTGTGGATCGCCCCGGCGATATCTTCCTGATTTTCCAGTCCGTGCAACGTCGCCGGTACCGGGAACCAGTTGAACACTTCGATCGCGCGCCCATCGGCGGTGCTGATCAGGTAGCCGGAGACGGAAATGGCCAGCAACAGGGTATAGATGATCCAGTGCGCAGCGCCCGCAGCGCGCTGCTGCCAGCGCGGCGCCGGCTCCGGCGCCGGGCTCACATTGGCCCAGCGCCACAGCAAACGCGCAACCAGCAGGATCAACAGCAGAATACCCACGGACTTGTGGATATCCGGCCCCTGCCGATACC
Encoded here:
- a CDS encoding cytochrome b gives rise to the protein MQTRNSRSHYGWVAVAFHWLMAPAIIGMFALGWWMRGLGYYDPWYRQGPDIHKSVGILLLILLVARLLWRWANVSPAPEPAPRWQQRAAGAAHWIIYTLLLAISVSGYLISTADGRAIEVFNWFPVPATLHGLENQEDIAGAIHKYLAWTLMGLVLLHGVAAFKHHFVNKDGTLRKMLGLAPRKG
- a CDS encoding YceI family protein; the encoded protein is MKKLAVLLFAALVGTTAQAAVYKVDTKGAHAFVQFRIKHLGYSWLYGRFDKFDGSFSYDEAKPEASSIEMTVDTTSLNSNHAERDKHLRGKDFLNVDKFPTATFKSSSFEPKGDGKALLKGELTLNGVTKPIAIDVAEIGGGKDPWGGYRQGFTGKTEFKLKDFGIDYDLGPASQTVELILDVEGVRQ